One genomic segment of Synechocystis sp. LKSZ1 includes these proteins:
- a CDS encoding replicative DNA helicase, whose translation MIDSHSLPPQNIEAEESILGGILLDPEALGRVMDLITVEAFYVKAHRQIYEAMLSLQIQGKPTDLMTVSSWLQDHHLLDSVGGVATLTHLLDRTVSAVNIDRYATLVMDKYLRRQLISAGHEIVALGYDTTIELDKILDEAEKKIFRLTQKRPQDGLVPLAETLVQTYSELEKLHQKITTPGVVTEFYDLDAMTGGLQRSDLIILAGRPSMGKTAFGLSIAANIAKKHNLPVAIFSLEMSKEQLAIRLLASEAQIDSNRLRTGHFSQAEYEPLTIALGNLSSIPIFIDDSANLTVMQMRSQVRKLQSDHKGQLGLVLIDYLQLMEGASDNRVQELSKITRSLKGLAREIHAPVIALSQLSRAVESRTNKRPMMSDLRESGCISGDSLITLADSGERVPIKDLLDHKNFKVIAINEKTLKLESACVSNVFYTGQKTIFHLKTRLGRCIKATANHQFFTMDGWKRLDHLEVGEHIALPRIIPLNNNNSSITKDQLALLGHLIGDGCTLPRHAIQYTTKDLDLAEIVVELAEKVFGDKIAPKIKQERQWYQVYLSANYSLAPGIRNPITQWLESLTIFGLRSYQKFIPSIVFQQSSVAISIFLRHLWSTDGCINLLQGQRPRPVAYYASSSGQLAKDVQSLLLRLGINARLSRISQNGKGRDNYHVTITGQRDLQLFIDHIGAIGSSKHKSLRQIQDYIHTHVANPNRDIIPQSIWKYYAVPAMQASQMTIRSMQSQLGVAHCGTSLYKQNVSRYRAARLAEVVQSPEIANLAHSDIYWDAITEITRGETEAVFDLTVPELHNFVANDIIVHNSIEQDADLIMMIYRDEYYNPDSPDQGIAELLITKHRNGPTGVLKLIFKPEFTQFLNLKGGHEY comes from the coding sequence ATGATTGATAGTCATTCCCTCCCTCCCCAAAATATTGAAGCCGAAGAGTCGATTCTTGGGGGGATTCTCCTCGATCCAGAGGCCCTAGGGCGGGTGATGGATCTGATTACCGTTGAGGCCTTTTATGTCAAGGCCCACCGCCAGATCTACGAAGCCATGCTGAGTCTCCAGATTCAGGGCAAACCAACGGATTTAATGACTGTTAGTAGCTGGCTACAGGATCATCACCTCTTAGATAGCGTGGGGGGCGTTGCGACCCTGACCCATCTTCTTGACCGCACGGTATCCGCCGTCAATATTGACCGTTACGCCACCCTGGTGATGGACAAATACCTGCGGCGTCAATTAATTTCTGCAGGCCATGAAATTGTGGCCCTGGGCTACGATACCACCATCGAGCTAGACAAAATTCTGGATGAGGCGGAAAAAAAGATCTTTCGTCTAACCCAAAAACGACCCCAGGATGGCCTGGTTCCCCTGGCAGAAACCTTGGTTCAAACCTATAGCGAACTCGAAAAGCTTCACCAAAAAATTACCACACCGGGAGTTGTCACGGAATTCTACGATTTGGATGCCATGACCGGTGGTCTGCAACGGTCTGATTTAATCATTCTTGCCGGTCGTCCTTCCATGGGTAAAACTGCTTTTGGACTGAGTATTGCCGCTAATATTGCCAAAAAACACAATCTTCCTGTTGCCATTTTTAGCTTGGAAATGTCCAAGGAGCAATTGGCTATTCGTTTACTAGCCAGCGAGGCCCAAATTGATAGCAATCGCCTCCGGACAGGTCACTTTAGCCAGGCGGAATACGAACCGTTAACCATTGCTCTAGGGAATTTATCTAGTATTCCAATTTTTATTGATGACAGTGCCAATCTTACGGTAATGCAAATGCGCTCCCAGGTACGCAAACTTCAAAGTGATCACAAAGGCCAACTGGGTTTAGTATTAATTGATTATTTACAATTGATGGAAGGAGCTAGTGATAATCGTGTCCAAGAGTTATCTAAAATTACTCGCTCGTTAAAGGGGTTAGCGAGGGAAATCCATGCCCCAGTCATTGCTCTTTCTCAATTAAGCCGTGCGGTGGAATCTCGTACCAATAAACGTCCCATGATGTCTGATCTTAGAGAAAGTGGTTGTATTAGTGGTGATAGCTTGATTACCTTAGCAGATAGTGGCGAAAGAGTCCCCATTAAAGACCTACTAGATCATAAAAATTTTAAAGTAATTGCAATTAATGAAAAAACGCTAAAACTAGAAAGTGCTTGTGTTAGCAACGTTTTCTATACAGGGCAAAAAACCATTTTTCATTTGAAGACTCGCTTGGGCCGATGTATCAAGGCAACTGCTAATCATCAATTTTTTACAATGGATGGCTGGAAGCGCTTAGACCATTTAGAGGTCGGTGAACATATTGCCTTACCTCGAATTATCCCTCTAAATAACAACAATTCGTCTATAACTAAAGATCAATTAGCTCTATTAGGACATTTAATCGGTGATGGTTGCACCCTGCCTAGACATGCCATTCAGTATACGACAAAAGATTTAGACCTAGCGGAGATAGTCGTTGAACTAGCTGAGAAAGTTTTTGGAGATAAGATTGCTCCTAAAATCAAACAAGAACGACAATGGTATCAAGTCTATTTATCTGCAAATTACTCACTTGCCCCTGGTATCAGAAACCCTATTACTCAATGGCTAGAATCATTAACAATCTTTGGTCTACGCTCCTATCAAAAATTTATTCCCTCTATCGTATTCCAGCAATCATCAGTAGCAATCTCTATTTTTCTCCGGCATTTATGGAGTACAGACGGTTGCATAAACTTACTTCAAGGACAACGTCCAAGACCTGTTGCTTACTATGCAAGCAGTAGTGGACAATTAGCAAAAGATGTACAGTCTCTGCTGTTAAGACTAGGAATTAATGCACGATTATCTCGAATTTCTCAAAATGGGAAAGGAAGAGATAACTATCATGTTACGATTACTGGTCAAAGAGACTTGCAACTATTTATCGATCATATTGGTGCCATTGGCTCTAGCAAGCATAAGAGCTTACGACAAATTCAAGACTATATTCATACCCATGTAGCAAATCCTAATCGAGATATTATTCCCCAAAGTATTTGGAAGTACTATGCTGTTCCTGCAATGCAAGCTTCGCAAATGACGATTCGTAGTATGCAATCACAATTGGGAGTTGCCCACTGTGGAACCAGTTTATACAAGCAAAATGTGAGTCGTTATCGAGCCGCTCGATTAGCTGAAGTCGTTCAATCCCCTGAAATTGCTAATTTAGCGCATAGTGATATTTATTGGGATGCCATTACAGAAATAACAAGAGGAGAAACCGAGGCTGTTTTTGATTTAACCGTGCCAGAATTGCATAATTTTGTTGCTAATGACATCATTGTTCATAACTCTATTGAGCAAGATGCTGACTTGATCATGATGATTTATCGGGATGAATATTATAACCCTGACTCTCCAGATCAAGGCATAGCCGAACTTTTAATTACCAAACACCGCAATGGGCCAACCGGTGTGCTCAAGCTTATTTTTAAACCCGAATTTACCCAGTTTTTGAATCTCAAAGGTGGTCATGAATATTAG